One part of the Actinotignum schaalii genome encodes these proteins:
- the uriH gene encoding uridine-preferring nucleoside hydrolase UriH encodes MATQHTPEKIILDCDPGHDDAVAMLLAWANPQIDLLAVTTVGGNQTLKKVTNNALAVGTVMKMTGVPFAAGCDRPLVRPVEVAPDIHGDTGLDGTELPTPAIELDSRHAVDLIIDTVMAHEPGTVTLVPTGPLTNIALAVRKEPRLAERVKQVVLMGGGYHVGNWSAVAEFNIKIDPEAAHIVFNEPWKVVMVGLDLTHQALCTPEAYAKIDAVGTQPARFVHELMDFFRASYQDAQGFDYPPVHDPCAVAYLIDPTIVETVQVPIDVELTGTLTVGMTVADFRGPIPEDCHTWAATRLDHGRFWDLIADALERVGEHHYLG; translated from the coding sequence ATGGCAACACAGCACACCCCGGAAAAAATCATTTTGGATTGCGATCCCGGTCATGACGACGCCGTTGCGATGCTGCTGGCGTGGGCAAATCCGCAGATTGATCTGCTTGCTGTCACCACGGTGGGCGGCAACCAAACGCTAAAGAAAGTTACGAATAATGCCCTCGCTGTGGGCACCGTTATGAAAATGACGGGAGTGCCTTTCGCGGCCGGATGCGACCGCCCGCTGGTACGCCCGGTGGAAGTCGCCCCCGATATTCACGGAGATACCGGTCTGGACGGCACCGAATTGCCAACCCCGGCTATCGAGCTCGATTCTCGGCACGCCGTCGATCTCATTATTGACACTGTCATGGCGCACGAACCGGGCACCGTCACCCTTGTCCCCACCGGGCCGCTCACCAATATCGCGCTCGCGGTACGCAAGGAACCACGCCTGGCCGAGCGCGTCAAGCAGGTGGTCCTCATGGGCGGGGGCTACCACGTTGGAAACTGGTCCGCGGTGGCCGAATTCAATATCAAGATCGACCCGGAAGCGGCGCATATCGTTTTCAACGAGCCGTGGAAGGTGGTCATGGTGGGCCTGGATCTCACCCACCAGGCGCTCTGCACCCCGGAAGCCTACGCGAAGATTGACGCGGTGGGCACCCAGCCGGCCCGCTTCGTCCACGAACTCATGGACTTCTTCCGCGCCTCCTACCAGGACGCACAGGGCTTCGATTACCCGCCGGTGCACGATCCGTGCGCCGTGGCCTACCTTATCGACCCCACCATCGTGGAAACGGTGCAGGTACCTATCGATGTGGAACTCACCGGCACCCTCACCGTGGGGATGACGGTGGCTGATTTCCGCGGCCCCATTCCCGAAGATTGCCACACCTGGGCTGCGACCCGGCTCGATCACGGGCGTTTCTGGGATCTCATCGCCGATGCGCTGGAGCGCGTAGGCGAACACCACTACCTGGGCTAA
- a CDS encoding bifunctional folylpolyglutamate synthase/dihydrofolate synthase, whose product MGTNNAKHDGTGHNGAGYDDAQNYRDGDLEQAGGFGPEGTSEVLDTEEPRDPEEAREPEELREPEELRDPEELRDLEEAREAELDAALTEVLSSGLFGDEAVIREVKESPDPIIELADTTAEEARVEDIYRDILTRAPEHKVQPSLERVQMCLDLLGNPHHSYRCVHVTGTNGKTSTARMIEALLREHGLRTGRFTSPHLVSVRERIAIDGHNISRADFIQAWEDVAPFVELVDQRSQAEGGPRMSFFEVFVVMAYVAFAAAPIDVAVVEVGMGGRWDATNVVDGDVAVLTPIALDHERWLGHTIAQIAGEKVGIIKPGASVVSAVQPEDAAAAIAQAAHQARAHVSVYGKDIEVLGRETAVGGQLMTVRTPAARYDDIPLALRGSYQAENAALALTAVEVFFGGRALSGDVVEHALMAVTSPGRLEVVRTSPTVLVDAAHNPHGAAHTAAALEEYYPGRRVGVLAMMADKDVEGTLGQFEPVLDSVVVTDMPGERAMDAEELAQLAREVFGEDRVRMERDLLAAIDEAAGWAEAEAGEELATPVVAVLGSVYLAGMARQIIGKGTPDEAPTTQDGAGTGH is encoded by the coding sequence ATGGGGACGAATAATGCGAAGCACGACGGCACCGGCCACAACGGTGCGGGGTACGACGACGCACAAAACTATCGCGACGGGGATCTGGAGCAGGCCGGGGGCTTTGGCCCGGAGGGAACTTCCGAGGTTCTCGATACTGAGGAGCCCCGTGATCCGGAAGAAGCGCGTGAGCCGGAAGAGCTCCGTGAGCCGGAAGAGCTCCGTGATCCGGAAGAGCTCCGTGATCTGGAGGAGGCGCGGGAAGCCGAACTTGACGCGGCACTCACCGAGGTCCTCAGCTCCGGGCTTTTCGGGGACGAAGCCGTCATCCGGGAGGTCAAAGAATCACCTGACCCTATTATCGAGCTAGCGGATACCACCGCGGAGGAAGCCCGAGTGGAGGACATCTACCGCGATATCCTCACCCGCGCTCCCGAACACAAGGTGCAGCCCTCTCTTGAACGCGTCCAGATGTGCCTGGATTTGCTTGGCAACCCGCACCATTCCTACCGGTGTGTGCACGTGACGGGCACCAACGGAAAAACCTCGACGGCGCGCATGATCGAAGCGCTGCTACGTGAGCATGGCCTACGCACAGGGCGCTTCACCTCCCCGCACCTGGTCTCGGTACGCGAACGCATCGCCATCGACGGGCATAATATTTCCCGCGCGGATTTCATTCAGGCCTGGGAAGATGTCGCGCCTTTCGTTGAGCTCGTGGATCAGCGTTCCCAAGCGGAAGGCGGGCCGCGCATGAGCTTCTTCGAAGTATTCGTGGTCATGGCCTATGTCGCCTTCGCCGCCGCGCCCATCGATGTGGCCGTGGTCGAAGTCGGTATGGGGGGACGGTGGGATGCCACCAACGTGGTTGACGGCGACGTCGCCGTCCTCACCCCCATCGCCCTCGACCATGAACGCTGGCTCGGGCACACCATCGCGCAGATCGCGGGGGAGAAAGTCGGGATTATTAAGCCCGGGGCCAGCGTGGTGAGCGCCGTTCAACCCGAGGATGCTGCTGCGGCTATCGCTCAGGCAGCCCACCAGGCCCGCGCTCACGTATCGGTCTACGGGAAAGATATCGAGGTGCTCGGACGGGAGACCGCGGTGGGTGGTCAGCTCATGACGGTGCGTACCCCCGCGGCCCGCTACGACGATATTCCCCTCGCACTGCGCGGCTCGTACCAGGCAGAGAACGCGGCCCTCGCGCTCACGGCGGTTGAAGTATTCTTCGGCGGGCGCGCGCTTTCCGGTGACGTCGTCGAACATGCTCTGATGGCCGTGACCTCGCCCGGACGTCTCGAAGTGGTGCGCACCTCGCCCACCGTCCTCGTGGACGCGGCCCACAACCCCCATGGCGCGGCGCATACCGCCGCCGCGTTGGAAGAGTACTATCCCGGCCGGCGCGTGGGGGTGCTTGCCATGATGGCAGATAAGGACGTGGAAGGAACCCTCGGGCAGTTCGAGCCGGTGTTGGATTCCGTTGTGGTCACCGATATGCCCGGTGAGCGGGCGATGGACGCTGAGGAACTGGCACAGCTGGCACGGGAGGTCTTCGGTGAGGACCGAGTGCGGATGGAACGCGATCTGCTTGCCGCGATTGACGAGGCTGCCGGATGGGCCGAGGCCGAAGCCGGTGAGGAGCTCGCCACGCCGGTGGTGGCCGTGCTCGGTTCGGTCTACCTCGCGGGCATGGCGCGCCAGATCATAGGCAAAGGGACTCCTGATGAAGCTCCCACCACGCAGGACGGGGCAGGCACGGGGCACTGA
- the ileS gene encoding isoleucine--tRNA ligase — MYPLHREGGVPASPNFPKMEEGTLAFWKKDNTFQSSVEQRESGPHGSNEFVFYDGPPFANGLPHYGHLLTGYVKDVVGRYQTMRGRRVERRFGWDTHGLPAELEAQRILGIDSTDEIEDMGIATFNEACRSSVLRYTKEWEEYVTRQARWVDFSHDYKTLDTTYMESVLWAFKTLYDKGLAYDGYRVLPYCWNDETPLSNHELKMDDDVYKDRQDLSLTVGLRLETGELALIWTTTPWTLPSNLAIAVGPDIEYLTVVPREGKLEGERVVISAARLESYAKELGEDPEVVDRFPGSQLVGRAYAPIFDYFMNRAADEAPGPHAYHVIAGNFVTTEDGTGLVHIAPAFGEDDMFACQEVGIRPVVPVDGAGRFTSEVPDYEGTQVFDANLPITRDLREGTGPLARRPENERAVLVQERSYLHSYPHCWRCRKPLIYKAVSSWFVRVSAFRDRMVELNEQIEWTPAHIKHGQFGNWLAGARDWSISRNRFWGSPIPVWRSDDPNYPREDVYGSLEELERDFGRLPRNEKGEVDLHRPYIDELTRPNPDDPTGKSTMRRITDVLDCWFESGSMPYAQVHYPFENKDWFEDHYPGDFIVEYIGQTRGWFYTLHVLATALFDRPAFRTCISHGIVLGDDGQKMSKSLRNYPDVYEMFDEVGADAMRFFLMNSPIVRGGNLIVTERALRDTVRQVLLPLWNAYYFFALYASTCSKGEGYRAQSVSDPSGLDVMDRYLLASIKDLADKVRTDLDNYDIPTACDRVRGFLDVLTNWYVRTSRDRFWNEDHAAFDTLYTALEVLMRVMAPLAPLVTEEIWKGLTGGRSVHLEDWPELPDSWADDALREAMDEARAVVSAAHSLRKTHQLRVRQPLRTLTIVTDRDLAPFTDLIALEVNVKNVELKDVAQSGMKVSRDLKVLPRELDPQLRKMTSALFQAAKAGNWSEDGADAVLHTDPEVRLAPGQFEITVSVEADPGSVAAALDSGSFIALDTELDDELEAEGYARDVVRAVQDERKNAQLHVADRISLKLTVPAERVDAVTRYLPFIQEETLAVQAQVTAGADGADGAEGAAGAAGSPLGIEVTKVAR; from the coding sequence ATGTATCCGCTTCATCGCGAGGGCGGCGTGCCCGCCTCCCCGAACTTCCCGAAGATGGAAGAAGGCACCCTCGCTTTCTGGAAGAAAGACAATACGTTCCAGTCCTCCGTTGAGCAGCGTGAATCCGGGCCGCACGGCTCTAATGAATTCGTTTTCTATGACGGCCCGCCGTTCGCCAACGGCCTGCCCCATTACGGTCACCTTCTCACCGGTTACGTCAAGGACGTGGTGGGGCGCTACCAAACCATGCGGGGGCGCCGGGTCGAGCGCCGCTTCGGGTGGGACACCCACGGGCTGCCGGCCGAACTAGAAGCCCAGCGTATCCTCGGGATTGATTCCACCGATGAGATCGAGGATATGGGCATCGCCACCTTCAACGAGGCATGCCGCTCCTCGGTGCTGCGCTACACCAAGGAATGGGAAGAATACGTGACCCGCCAGGCGCGCTGGGTCGATTTTTCCCACGATTACAAGACCCTGGACACCACCTATATGGAATCGGTGCTGTGGGCCTTCAAGACCCTGTACGACAAGGGCCTGGCCTACGACGGCTACCGGGTGCTGCCCTACTGCTGGAATGACGAAACGCCGCTATCCAATCACGAATTGAAGATGGATGACGACGTCTACAAGGACCGGCAGGACCTCAGCTTGACCGTGGGGCTGCGCCTGGAAACCGGCGAACTTGCCCTTATTTGGACGACGACGCCCTGGACGCTCCCCTCCAATCTGGCGATCGCGGTGGGCCCGGACATCGAGTACCTCACCGTGGTTCCGCGCGAAGGCAAGCTGGAAGGCGAGCGGGTGGTGATTTCCGCCGCGCGCCTGGAATCCTACGCGAAGGAACTGGGTGAAGATCCGGAAGTTGTGGATCGTTTCCCCGGCTCGCAGCTGGTGGGCCGCGCCTACGCCCCGATTTTCGATTACTTCATGAACCGAGCGGCGGACGAAGCCCCCGGCCCGCATGCCTACCACGTTATCGCCGGGAACTTCGTGACCACCGAAGACGGTACCGGGCTGGTTCATATCGCCCCTGCCTTCGGTGAAGACGATATGTTCGCCTGCCAGGAAGTCGGGATCCGCCCCGTGGTGCCGGTGGACGGTGCCGGGCGTTTCACCTCCGAGGTGCCCGATTACGAAGGCACCCAGGTTTTTGATGCCAATCTGCCTATCACCCGCGATCTGCGCGAGGGAACCGGGCCGCTGGCACGCCGCCCGGAAAACGAGCGCGCCGTGCTGGTCCAAGAACGCTCCTACCTGCACTCCTACCCGCATTGCTGGCGCTGCCGCAAACCGCTCATCTACAAGGCGGTCTCCTCGTGGTTCGTGCGGGTAAGTGCCTTCCGGGATCGCATGGTCGAGCTCAACGAACAGATCGAATGGACCCCGGCGCATATCAAGCACGGCCAATTCGGCAACTGGCTGGCCGGAGCGCGCGACTGGTCCATTTCCCGCAACCGGTTCTGGGGCAGCCCCATCCCGGTGTGGCGCTCTGATGACCCTAACTATCCGCGCGAAGATGTGTACGGTTCTCTGGAAGAGCTCGAGCGTGATTTCGGGCGCCTGCCGCGCAACGAGAAGGGCGAGGTGGATCTCCACCGTCCCTATATCGATGAGCTGACCCGCCCCAACCCGGATGATCCCACCGGTAAGTCCACCATGCGGCGCATCACCGACGTTTTGGACTGCTGGTTTGAATCCGGCTCCATGCCCTACGCCCAGGTCCACTACCCCTTCGAAAATAAGGACTGGTTCGAGGACCACTACCCGGGGGATTTCATCGTCGAGTACATCGGCCAAACCCGCGGGTGGTTCTACACCCTCCATGTATTGGCCACCGCGCTCTTTGACCGCCCGGCTTTCCGCACCTGTATCTCGCACGGCATCGTGCTGGGGGACGACGGCCAGAAGATGTCGAAATCGCTGCGTAACTACCCGGATGTCTACGAGATGTTCGACGAGGTCGGCGCGGATGCGATGCGTTTCTTCCTCATGAATTCGCCGATTGTGCGCGGCGGGAACCTCATCGTGACCGAACGTGCCCTGCGCGATACGGTGCGCCAGGTGCTGCTGCCGCTGTGGAATGCCTATTACTTCTTCGCGCTCTACGCCTCGACGTGCTCGAAGGGGGAGGGCTACCGCGCCCAGTCGGTCAGTGACCCCTCCGGTCTGGATGTGATGGATCGCTATCTGCTGGCCAGCATTAAGGACCTGGCCGATAAGGTGCGCACCGACCTGGATAACTACGATATTCCGACCGCCTGCGACCGGGTGCGCGGATTCTTGGACGTGCTGACCAACTGGTACGTGCGCACCTCCCGGGATCGTTTCTGGAATGAGGACCACGCCGCCTTCGATACGCTTTACACGGCGCTCGAAGTGCTCATGCGGGTTATGGCGCCCCTCGCACCGCTCGTAACCGAAGAGATCTGGAAGGGGCTGACCGGCGGGCGCTCCGTCCACCTGGAAGACTGGCCCGAACTGCCTGATTCCTGGGCGGATGATGCGCTACGCGAAGCGATGGACGAGGCACGCGCCGTCGTCTCCGCCGCGCACTCGCTGCGCAAAACCCACCAGTTGCGGGTGCGCCAACCGCTGCGCACCCTCACCATCGTCACCGACCGTGATCTGGCGCCCTTCACCGATCTCATCGCCTTGGAAGTGAACGTCAAGAATGTTGAACTCAAGGACGTGGCGCAATCGGGGATGAAGGTGAGTCGCGACCTCAAGGTCCTCCCGCGCGAACTGGATCCCCAGCTGCGCAAGATGACCTCCGCGCTCTTCCAGGCCGCCAAGGCCGGGAACTGGAGCGAGGACGGTGCGGACGCGGTGCTCCATACCGACCCGGAGGTGCGCCTGGCGCCCGGTCAGTTTGAGATCACCGTATCGGTGGAAGCCGACCCGGGTTCGGTAGCCGCGGCGCTCGATTCCGGCTCCTTCATCGCCTTGGATACCGAGCTGGATGATGAACTGGAAGCCGAAGGCTACGCCCGCGACGTCGTACGCGCCGTGCAGGACGAACGCAAGAACGCGCAGCTGCACGTGGCCGACCGGATCTCCCTCAAGCTCACGGTGCCCGCCGAGCGAGTCGATGCGGTTACCCGCTACCTGCCCTTCATCCAGGAGGAAACCCTCGCGGTGCAGGCGCAGGTGACGGCGGGCGCGGATGGCGCGGACGGTGCTGAAGGCGCTGCGGGCGCTGCGGGCTCACCGCTCGGCATCGAGGTGACGAAAGTCGCGCGCTAA
- a CDS encoding aspartate:alanine exchanger family transporter, translated as MLDILASNTVLVVFIVVALGAAFGAIPFGPLKFGAAGALFIGLLVGAVVPPSTSLLVLLQDLGLGIFVYMIGLEAGETFFQEIRKQLGLMLASVIAITAGAAAAVGLGELLGLLRGTAVGVFAGSLTSTPSLALAQEMTDPDNPAVGYSIGYPVGVTLAIVMVAIFINREWKARNDQLDPDDVELEQATVYVDREISAEQMRDIAGQQVRFVAMRRNRRWHVLDMERALEPGDRVRIFASRAALSEAIERLGSRMRHRRLTDPYLTVHRFTVSNRDIAGLTVGSLPLYRRFEARVTVIRRADDEILATPDTYLEMGDVVEVALPTSRVEELEEYFGDSVSSSSELDWVAAAGGLALGFALGLVEIPLPGGAAFSLGAAGGPLVVGLILGAVHRTGRVPWQLPRPANLTLRQFGLMLFLAAVGLNSGSAFASTVFTMVGLKSLLLAAAVSIVGCGVMMAAAWILGSSATRSSGAVAGLLGQPAVLSYATSRTTDNRVMTGYATTFAIALIYKIVVVPFMF; from the coding sequence GTGCTCGATATTCTCGCCAGCAATACCGTTCTCGTTGTTTTCATCGTGGTGGCGCTCGGTGCCGCCTTCGGGGCGATTCCTTTTGGTCCCCTGAAATTTGGGGCAGCGGGGGCGCTTTTCATCGGTTTGCTCGTCGGCGCGGTGGTACCGCCTTCCACTTCGCTTCTTGTGCTGCTGCAAGACCTAGGCCTGGGAATTTTCGTTTATATGATCGGCTTGGAAGCCGGGGAAACATTCTTCCAGGAGATCCGCAAACAGTTGGGCCTCATGCTCGCCTCGGTTATTGCGATTACAGCCGGGGCGGCAGCAGCGGTGGGACTGGGGGAACTCCTCGGTTTGCTCCGCGGTACCGCCGTGGGTGTTTTCGCCGGCTCGCTTACTTCCACTCCCTCGCTTGCACTCGCCCAGGAAATGACCGATCCGGATAACCCCGCGGTGGGCTATTCCATTGGTTATCCGGTCGGGGTCACACTCGCCATCGTCATGGTCGCTATCTTCATTAACCGGGAATGGAAAGCACGTAACGACCAGCTTGACCCCGATGATGTGGAATTGGAACAGGCAACCGTCTACGTGGACCGGGAAATCTCCGCGGAGCAGATGCGGGATATCGCCGGCCAGCAGGTGCGATTCGTAGCCATGCGGCGCAATAGGCGCTGGCATGTGCTCGATATGGAACGCGCTCTAGAACCGGGGGACCGGGTTCGTATTTTCGCTTCCCGAGCCGCACTTTCCGAAGCTATTGAACGCCTGGGCAGCCGTATGCGCCATCGGCGCCTGACCGATCCGTATCTAACGGTGCACCGTTTTACGGTATCCAATCGGGATATTGCCGGACTCACGGTGGGTTCCCTCCCGCTCTACCGCCGCTTTGAAGCGCGCGTAACGGTGATTCGCCGTGCCGACGATGAAATCCTGGCCACCCCGGATACCTACCTGGAAATGGGCGACGTGGTAGAGGTCGCCCTACCCACCTCACGGGTCGAGGAACTCGAAGAATACTTCGGCGATTCGGTCTCCAGCTCCTCGGAACTTGACTGGGTGGCGGCAGCCGGTGGGCTTGCCCTCGGCTTCGCCCTCGGACTGGTGGAAATCCCGCTTCCGGGTGGCGCGGCTTTCTCCCTGGGTGCGGCCGGCGGCCCGCTCGTCGTGGGGCTGATCCTCGGGGCGGTGCACCGCACCGGTCGGGTGCCCTGGCAGCTCCCGCGCCCCGCGAATCTCACCCTGCGCCAGTTTGGGCTCATGCTCTTCCTCGCGGCGGTGGGCCTCAACTCCGGTTCGGCTTTCGCCTCCACCGTCTTCACAATGGTGGGCTTGAAATCGTTGCTCTTGGCCGCAGCGGTGAGCATCGTCGGATGCGGGGTTATGATGGCGGCCGCCTGGATCCTCGGTTCCTCGGCCACTCGTTCTTCTGGTGCGGTGGCCGGGCTGCTCGGCCAGCCGGCGGTGCTGTCCTACGCCACCTCGCGCACCACCGATAACCGGGTGATGACCGGCTACGCCACCACCTTCGCGATTGCGCTCATTTATAAGATCGTCGTCGTCCCCTTCATGTTCTAG
- the uriT gene encoding uridine transporter UriT has product MASSVPARAGQAQSGSRTNIIVLMAALLCAVFAFQLNASMLSPALHTMSVDLNATDVEIGVTQTAFFASAALFSLFLPRWGDLIGRKKILLGMLLATGIGCVVSALAPNVTILGIGRVIQGTAGPMVPLTLVMLHQEVPEPRRYAKYMAILTSVNGGIAGVDALLGGWLAGNWGFRSVFACMAVVCAIAFVASMFGTRESQGDRTPMDWPGVIALLIVFGCVYFAFNELGKLGDARWWLIGVEILVAAVSAVIFWKIESSRAHPLVATRYLKQRRTWALLSTTLFTMTGVFAVMNGLIPNLAQLEASAGGLELPAETVSFVTLTPYAIAGLIMGPIAGQLASRFGYKKVLQVGLLSTVIFLGIAVFGVGTPSKSLIFFLCVAIGITYAGTVNIMLNGLGVVLSPADNQGYLPGMNAGAFNLGAGLSFAILTAVATAVGGTENVVGGYQAGIAVGAVLVIIALLLSTLIPSVENAEESAS; this is encoded by the coding sequence ATGGCATCTTCCGTTCCCGCGCGTGCCGGCCAGGCACAATCCGGTTCGCGCACGAATATTATCGTGCTGATGGCCGCGCTACTCTGCGCGGTCTTCGCTTTCCAGCTCAACGCCTCCATGCTCTCCCCAGCCCTGCACACCATGAGCGTGGATCTGAACGCGACCGACGTCGAAATTGGCGTGACCCAAACGGCCTTCTTCGCCTCCGCCGCGCTCTTCTCCCTCTTCCTGCCGCGCTGGGGTGACCTTATCGGGCGCAAGAAGATTCTGCTGGGAATGCTCCTGGCCACCGGGATCGGATGCGTGGTCTCCGCACTGGCGCCCAATGTCACCATCCTCGGTATCGGGCGCGTGATTCAGGGAACGGCGGGGCCGATGGTGCCCCTCACCCTCGTCATGTTGCACCAGGAAGTACCCGAGCCGCGCCGTTACGCCAAGTACATGGCGATCCTGACCTCCGTCAACGGCGGTATCGCCGGGGTGGACGCACTGCTGGGCGGATGGCTCGCCGGTAACTGGGGCTTCCGCTCCGTTTTCGCGTGCATGGCGGTTGTGTGCGCCATCGCTTTTGTAGCGTCGATGTTCGGAACCCGCGAATCCCAGGGCGACCGCACCCCGATGGACTGGCCCGGCGTTATCGCGCTGCTCATCGTTTTCGGCTGCGTCTACTTCGCCTTCAACGAATTGGGCAAGCTCGGGGACGCCCGCTGGTGGCTCATCGGCGTGGAAATCCTGGTAGCGGCCGTATCCGCGGTGATTTTCTGGAAGATCGAATCTTCGCGCGCTCACCCGCTGGTGGCCACCCGCTACCTCAAGCAACGGCGCACCTGGGCGCTGCTATCGACCACCCTCTTCACCATGACCGGGGTATTCGCGGTCATGAACGGCCTCATCCCGAACCTGGCGCAGCTGGAAGCCAGCGCCGGTGGCCTGGAACTCCCGGCAGAAACAGTCTCCTTCGTGACACTGACGCCCTACGCTATCGCCGGCCTCATTATGGGCCCGATTGCCGGGCAGCTCGCTTCGCGCTTCGGCTACAAGAAGGTGCTCCAGGTGGGGCTGCTCTCCACGGTTATTTTCCTCGGGATTGCGGTCTTTGGAGTTGGGACGCCCTCGAAGTCGCTTATCTTCTTCCTGTGCGTGGCCATCGGTATTACCTACGCCGGCACCGTCAATATCATGCTCAACGGCTTGGGCGTTGTGCTTTCTCCGGCCGATAACCAAGGCTACCTGCCGGGCATGAATGCCGGTGCTTTCAACCTGGGCGCCGGGCTCTCCTTCGCGATCCTGACCGCCGTGGCTACCGCCGTGGGCGGCACCGAGAACGTGGTGGGCGGGTACCAGGCCGGAATCGCGGTGGGTGCGGTCCTCGTGATTATCGCGCTCCTCCTCTCCACCCTCATCCCGTCGGTGGAGAACGCTGAAGAATCCGCGTCCTAA
- the brnQ gene encoding branched-chain amino acid transport system II carrier protein, which translates to MKNSRVLTLAVTGLALFAMFFGAGNLIFPVMLGIQAGTNTPLAIAGFIGTGVILPAIGLIAATSSRDGTPQDIATRIGRIPGHALLWAIFITTGVLYAVPRVAAVSFEVAVRPVMHDDAAARPALLVFSAVFFVVAVLVALNPGKMVDRVGGILTPALVILMAILITVVVLNLPPQVSLPQAPYAPNALTGGLLSGYMTMDALAAFVFGLVIVSSLRSKGFTSRGALFGGAAGVALIAALIVAAIYLGLSQIGVRVATEGFANGADALAAVSERFFGRGGQLIFGAITILACLTTAIGLLGAATQFYRSYLPGLAYRPLLIGQGMFAFAMSTLGLEGILNFINPINRFIYPIAIVLIFVTLVDLAVPGRLHWAYRASAWIAAPFALLDGLVVTEWDLFAPVGELLAIVPLGEESLAWAGPALLGFVLGLVADGIQGRLFPPALVRGTAAPMGAPVS; encoded by the coding sequence ATGAAAAACTCGCGGGTCCTCACGCTCGCTGTGACTGGCTTGGCGCTCTTCGCCATGTTCTTCGGGGCGGGAAATCTTATTTTTCCGGTGATGCTCGGCATTCAAGCCGGCACGAATACCCCGCTGGCCATCGCCGGGTTTATCGGCACCGGGGTGATTCTCCCCGCCATTGGCCTTATCGCCGCCACCTCCAGCCGCGACGGCACCCCGCAAGATATTGCGACCCGTATCGGCCGTATCCCCGGTCACGCGCTGCTGTGGGCGATTTTTATTACCACCGGCGTTTTGTACGCGGTGCCGCGGGTGGCCGCGGTGAGTTTCGAGGTTGCGGTCCGCCCCGTGATGCACGACGACGCCGCAGCCCGCCCCGCCCTCCTCGTTTTCTCCGCCGTGTTCTTCGTGGTGGCCGTGCTCGTGGCCCTCAACCCGGGCAAAATGGTGGACCGAGTGGGAGGTATTCTCACCCCTGCCCTCGTGATCCTCATGGCGATTCTTATTACGGTGGTGGTGCTCAACCTGCCGCCCCAGGTCTCCCTCCCGCAGGCACCGTATGCGCCCAATGCGCTCACCGGCGGGTTGCTGAGCGGGTATATGACGATGGACGCGCTGGCGGCCTTCGTTTTCGGGCTGGTGATTGTGTCATCGTTGCGATCCAAGGGATTCACCTCCCGCGGGGCGCTCTTCGGGGGAGCGGCGGGCGTGGCCCTTATTGCCGCGCTTATCGTCGCCGCGATCTACCTGGGGCTCTCCCAGATCGGGGTGCGGGTGGCCACCGAAGGTTTCGCCAACGGTGCGGATGCTTTAGCCGCCGTCTCCGAGCGTTTCTTCGGACGGGGCGGCCAGCTCATTTTCGGCGCCATCACCATCCTGGCGTGTTTGACCACGGCTATTGGCCTGCTGGGCGCCGCCACCCAGTTCTACCGCAGCTACCTTCCGGGCCTGGCCTACCGTCCCCTCCTCATCGGGCAGGGAATGTTCGCTTTTGCCATGTCCACGCTGGGTTTGGAAGGAATCCTCAATTTCATTAACCCGATCAACCGCTTTATTTATCCCATTGCGATTGTGCTTATTTTCGTGACCCTTGTTGATCTTGCGGTTCCCGGGCGCCTGCACTGGGCCTACCGGGCTTCCGCCTGGATCGCGGCGCCTTTCGCGCTCCTAGACGGCTTGGTTGTGACCGAATGGGATCTTTTCGCCCCCGTGGGTGAGCTTCTGGCGATTGTGCCGCTCGGGGAAGAAAGCTTGGCCTGGGCCGGGCCGGCGCTTCTCGGTTTCGTGCTCGGTCTAGTAGCGGATGGGATTCAAGGGCGATTGTTTCCGCCGGCACTGGTGCGGGGCACGGCGGCGCCGATGGGGGCGCCAGTCTCCTGA